CACGAAGGAGAAGGCCAGCTTCTCATACAGCCACGCCAGGACCTGGCGCACCCGGTAGGCGGGCTGACCGCGCGCGGCGAAGTAGTCCGCGAGCGCGCGCGCGGCCTCTTCGGGCGAGCAACCGAGCAGATCTGGACGGGAGACGGCTGTGATCATCGATTCGTTCGGGTGGTGCCGCCGCGGTCGTCGCGGAGGGGCGACGCCTTATTTCCCCGCACCGTTCCTTGTGTTCCATGCATCGGGCGGGCCCCGGCGCCAGCTTGATGCTCCAAACGGGCGGCGTTACCTTTGCAGCGCATGCACCCGTGCCGCTGCGCGGCACCTGCAACGGACCGATTTCACGAGGTGCTCGTGCTGCTCACGGACCTGCTGACTCCCGAGCGAATCAAGATCCCGCTTCGCTCCACCACGAAGGAAGACCTCCTCGAGGAGCTGGTCGACCTGGCCGCCAACGGCGCCGAGGTCAAGGATCGCCAGGAGGTGCTTCGTGCGGTGATGGATCGGGAGGAGGTGCTCAGCACCGGCATCGGGCACGGCGTCGCGATTCCGCACGGCAAGTCCTCGAGCGTGAACGGCCTCGTGCTGGTGGCGGGGGTGACCCGGGAAGGCGTGGACTTCGAGGCCCTCGACGGTAAGCCCGTTCACCTCTTTTTCCTCCTCGTCGGACCCGAGTCTGCAGCGGGGGAGCATGTAAAGGCATTGAGCCGGATCTCGCGCCTGCTGCGGCGGGAATCATTCCGCCAGCGGCTGATCGAGGCTCCGGATCCGCAGTCCTTCTACTCCGTGCTGGCCGAGGCGGAAGCTTCGTGAAAGCCGGGGTGCGTGCATGGGCGCCGGCCCTTGTCTGGGCCGCCGTCCTTTTTGCATTGAGCTCGCAGCCGACCTTGCCGACGGAGCTCGACAACGGACTCGACAAGGCGGCGCACTTCGGGGCCTTCGCCATCCTGGGAGTCCTCCTGGCCCACGGAGCGCTCGCCTCGCGCCTCCGGTACGTGTGGCCGGTAGTCATCGGGCTCGTCTACGCCGCGAGCGACGAGCTTCACCAGCAGTTCGTCCCCGGGCGCGCCCCCGATCCCGCCGACTGGGTGGCGGATGCGCTCGGGGTCGCGGCCGGCTGCTTCATCCTCTACCGCCTGCGGTCCGGGGGCGTTCGGTCGGCTCGGCGCTCCGGCCCCGCCTCCACCGGTTTTCCACATACATGACTTCAGCTCATTCCACACAGTACCGGACCGATCTGGCCGGTGCCCTGCGCGCGTCCGACATCGGTCGCGACGTGCGGTTGGTCGGGTGGGTTCACCGACGTCGCGACCTCGGCGGGCTGGTTTTCGTCGACCTGCGCGACCGCGGCGGTCTCTTCCAGGTCTCCTTCGACCCGGAGTGGTCGCCGGCGGAGGTGGTGCGCGCGGCGCGCGACCTCGGCCCGGAGGACGTCATCCAGGTGGAGGGCAGAGTAGAGCGGCGGATCAAAGAGAACCCGGAGATGGAAACCGGGGAGATCGAGCTGCGCTGTACCACGCTCGAGGTGCTGCAGAAGGCGGCGCCCCTGCCGATCCCCGTCTACCGCTCGCCGGACGAGGCCCTCCCCAGCGAGGACCTGCGGCTGCGCTACCGCTATCTGGACCTGCGGCGGCCGGAGCTGCTGCGGAACTTCGAGCTTCGACACCGTGCGGCGCGTGCCGTGCGACAGTACCTGGACGAGCAGGGATTCCTCGAGGTGGAAACGCCCATGCTCACCCGGCGCACGCCCGAAGGAGCGCGCGACTATCTCGTTCCCAGCCGCGTACATCCAGGCGAGTTCTACGCGCTGCCGCAGTCGCCGCAGCTCTATAAGCAGCTGTTGATGGTCAGCGGCTTCGACCGCTACTTCCAGATCGTCCGCTGCCTGCGGGACGAGGACCTCCGTGCCGATCGCCAACCCGAGTTCACTCAGGTCGACGCCGAGATGGCCTTCGTTACCGAGGAGGACGTCTTCGCCGTCGCGGAGGGAATGGTGGCCGCCGTCTGGAAGGAGGTTCTGGGGGTCGAGCTGCCCACGCCCTTCCCCCGGCTGACCTACGCCGATGCCATGCTCCGCTATGGAACCGACAAGCCGGACCTGCGCTACGACCTCGAGATCGAGGATGTGACCGAGGTTCTCCAGGCGGCCGATTTCCGCGTTTTCGCTGCAACCAAGGGAACCCCGCAGCGAATTCGTGGACTGCGGGTTCCGGGAGGTGCGAGCCTGTCCCGCAAGGAGCTGGACGAGCTGCAGGAGGTGGCGAAGCGGGGTGGCGCACTCGGCGCGATGTGGGTGAAGCGCTCCGAGGAGGGCTTTTCCGGCAGCTTCGCCCGCGCCCTGGAGGGCGGGATCGGCGACCGCTTTGTCGAGCGCACAGGGATGGAGGTTGGCGACCTGTTCGTGCTGGTCGCCGGCGACTTCCGCATCCATCGTGTCGAGGTCGGCCACGCCCCTGACCTCTCGGCGGGCCGCTCGGTGCCGGTTGGTCTCGAGCCTGCGCTCGACGAGCTACGGCGACACCTCGCGGCCCGGCTCCAGCTGGTCGATTCGTCGCAGCATGCCTGGGCCTGGGTCACGGAGTTCCCGCTCTTCGACTGGGATCCCGACGCGGACCGGCTGGTCGCTTCGCACCACCCGTTCACCATGCCGCATGCGGAGGATCTCCCGCGCCTGTACGGGGCGACCGAGCGCGACCAGCCGCTCACCTCGGCAGAGCAGCGAAGCCTGTATGTGGCCGGGATGAGATCCCGGGCATACGATGCGGTGTACAACGGGAACGAAATGGCCAGCGGGTCGGTGAGAATACACGATCCCGCCCTGCAGGGGCGGATCTTCCGCGCCCTCGGAATGTCGGCCGAGGAGGCACGCGCCAAGTTCGGTTTCCTCCTCGAGGCGTTCCAGTTCGGAGCGCCTCCCCACGCCGGGTTCGCATTCGGCTTCGACCGAATGGCGATGCTCCTGGCGGGGGCGCCGAGTCTGCGGGACGTGATCGCCTTTCCGAAGACGACCGCGGCGCGCGGTCTCATGGAGGGCGCGCCGGCGCAGATCGCGGAAGAAGACCTCCACGACCTGCACATTCGTACCGTGAACCCGAGCAATTCGTGACGCATACATCTGCTCATCGAGCCACCCCGGCGGTGCGCTCGACCTCAACCGCCGTCGTGGGGGACCGTGGCTGAGGGCACGATCCAGCATCGGCTCTCTGCCGAAGGCGCCGATCCCCTGCTGCTGGCTGGGGTCAACGACAGTCACCTCCTGGAGCTCTCCCGCGTTGGGGGATCTCGCGTGGTGCTGCGTGACGACCACCTCCTGCTCTCGGGCGCCCTCGAAGACGTGGAGCGCTCCGTACCCGTCGCCCAGCACATGATCGATCTCGCGCGAGCGGGGACGCCGTTCGCGGTCGATGACATCGCGCGGTTCGCCGAGCAGGCGCGGCTGCCCGACGGAGGGCTGCAACGGCTGAGCGAGGGGCAGAAGATCATCGTTCCCGGCGGGAAGAAGTCGATCACGCCGAAGACGGAAGGGCAGCGCGAGTACATCCGCGCCATCGAAGAGAACGACATCGTCGTCGGCATCGGGCCGGCAGGTACGGGTAAGACCTACCTGGCGGTGGCGATGGCGGTCGATGCGCTGTTCAAGAAGCGGGTCAAACGCATCATCCTCGCTCGTCCGGCGGTGGAGGCGGGAGAGAACCTGGGCTTCCTCCCCGGCGACCTGCAGGAGAAGGTGGATCCCTACCTGCGTCCCCTGTACGATGCCCTCGATGACATGATGGGCACCGAGCGAATGCGGCGGGCGCTGGAGTCGCGCGCGATCGAGATCGCGCCTCTTGCCTACATGCGCGGGCGCACGCTGCACGACGCGTTCGTGATCCTGGACGAGGCGCAGAACGCCACCGGGCTGCAGATGAAGATGTTCCTCACCCGCCTCGGGCTGAACTCGAAGGCCGTGATCACGGGGGACAAGACGCAGATCGACCTCCCCTCGCGTGAACAGTCAGGGCTCCTCCAGGTGGAGACGGTGCTGAAGGGGATCGAGGGGATCGCGTTCGTCTACATGCGGCCGACCGACGTGATCCGCCACCGGCTGGTGAAAGAGATCATTCGCGCCTATGCGGCGGCTTCGGGCGAGCCGGAGACGGAGGAGGACATTGCCGCGCTACGGAGTGAGCCCGCCGGGACATGACGGCCAAACGTGTGGGGCCTACCTCGTCGATCCGGCGAGCGGCGCTCGCTCTCGATCAGGATCCGGAGGGAAGCTGGGTAGCGGCCCTGGTACATCATGGCGCGCGCGTCCTGCTTCTGCTGGTGACCGCCGTCATCGTGTACGTGCTCTTCCCGGCACCCCGGCTCCCTGACACGGCGGTCCTCGAGCGGGGTACGGTTGCCTCACAGGACGTCATCGCCGAGTTCACCTTCAACATTCCGAAGTCGCCGGACGAGCTGCTCAGGGAGCAGGTGGAGGCCGCAAGCAGCGTCCCCGCCATCTACGACCAGGTCCCCCAGGCAACGGAGAACGTGGTCGCCGGGCTCAACGGCTTCTTCGCGGAGGTCGACTCGGTCATCGGCTCGGTGCCGGCCGCGGAGCGAAGCGAGGCTCTGGCGGACTACCTGGAGACGAATCGGGTCACCCCCACGCCCGGAACCCTCCAGCTCCTGCTGAATTCGTCGCGGCGAGCTGCGCTGCAGCGCGCCGCGGTGCGCGCAGTGCGCGAGCTCTTTCCGCAGGGAGTCGCGCCCAGCGCCCTCCCCCCCTCCGTCGCCACCATCTACGTGCAGGAGCCCGGCGGCACCCAACGGGTGCTCACCCGTGACTCCGTCCTGACCCCCGAGCGTCTTTTCGCCATGGCGGCGCAGCAGCTCGGTCCGGACAATCCGGACGGTGCGGAGCTCCTGCGCCTCCTGCTCATCCGCTTCTTCGAACCGAGCCTCGTCCCGAACGAGGCCGCGACCGAAGCCGCCCGGGAGCGGGCGCGCGCCGCGGTCGACCCGGTAAAGGCTACCATCCTGAAGGGTGAGAGGATCATCGGGGCGCACGAGCGGGTCGGTGAGGAGGAGGAGGCCCGGCTGCAGGCCTACCAGGCGGAGCTGACCCGCCGGGGGATGGGGAGCGGAATCGAGGATGGCGGCTTTGGCCGCGCGGCCGGTGCGATCCTGTACAACGCGGTGGTGCTCGGGCTGTTCGGGCTGCTCCTGATCTTCTTCAGGCCGGCACTCTACCGCGACTGGCGAGCGCTGCTGGTCTTCGCCCTTCTGGTCCTGAGCGTGGCCGGGGCGGGTTCCCTGATCGCGCGCTTCAACCTCCCTCCGGAGCTGATCCCGGTCACGTTCGCGGCACTGATCGTGGCGGTGCTCTGGGACGGAAGGCTGGGCTTCTCCCTGGCGATGATCCTGGCGCTGCTGATCGGCGGCCAGACGCCCTTCCTGGGAGTCACCGCCCTCTTCACCACGGCGGTCGGTGGCGCGGCGGCCGCGTTCAGCGTTCGGGTGGTGGAGCGCCGCTCGAAGACGTGGCTCTTCATCTCGATCATCTCCCTCGCCTACGTCATCGCCACCCTGACCATGGCGCTGCTGCGGTCGCGCGGGCTGGCGGAGGTGGGGCTGTCGATGGGAGCGGGGATCACCAACGCCATCGTCGCGTCGCTGCTCGCGATTGGCTTCCTGCCATTGCTCGAGACCTTCACGGGCATCACCACCGACCAGACGCTGCTCGAGCTCTCGGACCTGAACCGGAAGCTGCTGAAGCGACTCTCGCTGGAGGCCCCGGGGACCTACGCGCACACGGTCAACGTGGCCAACCTGGCGGAGGCGGCGAGCAGCGCGATCGGCGCCAATGGGCTGCTCGCGCGCGTGGGGGCGTACTACCACGACATCGGCAAGCTGGTGAAGCCGCAGTACTTCATCGAGAATCAGCCGCGGGGGCGTAACCCGCACGACAAGCTGAAGCCCTCGACCAGCTCCGCCATCATCCGCGGGCACGTTGCCGAGGGGCTCAAGCTTGCCGAGGCGGACGGGCTTCCGGAGGTCGTGAAGCGCTTCATCCCCGAGCACCACGGGACGCAGCAGATCTCCTTCTTTCTCAACCGTGCGCGGGAGAACGATCCGGACGCTCAGATCAATCCCAGCGATTTCGCCTACTCCGGGCCGAAACCGCAGACGAAGGAGACCGCGATTCTGATGATGGCGGACACGGTGGAGTCCGCTACTCGCGTCCTGCAGGACCCCACGCCGGCTCGCATCCGGGAGCTGGTGGACCGCCTGATCGGGCAGAAGATTGCGGAAGGGCAGCTGGACGAGGCCCCGTTGACACTGGCAGAGATCGGTATCATCAAGGATTCCCTGACCAAAGTGCTCACGGGAATGTATCATCACCGCATCGACTACCCCGGCGGGCAAGGGTGAACGACCGCATCGAGGTCGAGGTCGGGCTGGGGGAGGGGGTGACGCTGCCGATCACCCTTCCGCATGCCGAAGCGGCGGTGCGGCATGTGCTATCCGCAGAAGGCGTGCAAGTGGCCGAGATCTCCGTGGCGTTTGTCGGTGACGAGGAGATCGCGCGGTTGAACGAGGAATACCTGGCACACGAAGGGACAACCGATGTGATCTCCTTCGCGCTGCACGCTGCGGGCGAGAGTCCGCTGGGTGACATCTATGTCGGGGTCGATCAGGCAGGGCGTCAGGCCGCGGAGGTGGGGGTTCCGGTTGCCGACGAACTGTTCCGTCTGGTGATCCACGGAACCCTTCACGTGTTGGGATACGATCACCCGGAAGGGCCGGACCGCGCCGGGTCCGTGATGTATCGTCGTCAGGAAGAGCTACTCACCGGTTTTCTCGATCGGATCGGCGCCCAGGGGCGCTGATCGAGTCGCGCGTTCACCCCAGCCGTCGCCAGAACCTTGCTCGAACCCGGAATGGCGAAGCTGCTGGAAGAGATCCGCGAGCTGATCCGCACGGGAACCCCGGAAGAGCTTCACGCCCTCCTTCTTCCCTTTCACCCCAGTGACCTTGCCGATCTCCTCGCCGAGCTGGACGAGGAGGAGCGGCGCGCGGTCCTGATCGCGCTGGCCCCCGAGCCGGCCCTCGCCGCAGAGGCACTCGCCGAGATGGAGTGGGACGAGCACCCGGAAGAGGCGCTCGCCCTGCTCGAGCCGGAGCAGATTGCCACCCTGGTCTCGGCGCTCTCCGACGACGACGCGGCCGACATCATCGGCGAGCTGGACCCGGAGGACCAGATCCGGGTGCTCGCGGCGCTGCCGAGCCTGCACTCCGGCGACATCCGCGACCTCCTGCGCTATCACGAGGAGACGGCCGGCGGGTTGATGACGACGGAGCTCGTCGCCATCGACGTCGAGCTGGACGCCCGCGAAGCGCTCGAGGAGGTGCGGCGGCAGGCGCAGGAGATCGGAGAGTTCTACAACATCTACGTGGTGGACGGGGAGCGCCGGCTGAAGGGCACGCTTCCTTTACAGGCCCTGGTGACCGCGCCCGTCGGGGCGCGGATCGCCGACCTGGTGGAACCGGCGATCGTCGCCGTCCCCCCGGAGATGGACCAGGAGGAGGTCGGGCGGATCATCTCCCGCTACAACCTCGTCGCTGTACCCGTCGTCGACAGTGAGGGCAAACTGCTCGGCCGCATCACGTTCGACGACGTGATCGACGTCCTGGAGGCCGAGACCACCGAAGACATCCTCCGGTTCGGCGGTGTATCGGACGAGGAGGAGGTGCGCGGCGGCTGGCAGGACGCCGTGCGGTCACGCCTCCCGTGGCTTCTTCTGAACCTGGTCACCGCGGCTGCTTCGGCCACGGTGGTCGTGTATTACGCGGCGACCATCGAGCGCCTAACCCTGCTCGCGGCGCTGATGCCGGTGATCGCCGGGATGGGCGGGAATACCGGCACACAGGCGCTGGCGGTGACCATTCGCCGCCTGGCGCTGTCGCGGGAGAGCCCGGGGCGGCGCTGGGCGGTGGTGCTGAAGGAGCTGGCGGTGGGGCTGATCAACGGGCTGGCGATCGGCGTGATCGCCGCCCTGGTGACGGCTCTGCTCGCCATTGCGTTCGGTGAGACCTTGCTGCTCGCCCTGGTGGTTCTGCTGGCGATGTGGATGAACCTGGTGGTCGCCGGGTTTGCCGGCGCCTTCGTCCCCATCGTGCTCGAGCGGCGGGGGGTGGACCCGGCCGTCGCTTCCTCCATCTTCGTGACCACCTTCACCGACATGGTGGGCTTCTTCCTGTTGCTGGGGCTGGCGAGCTGGATGCTTCTTTGAGAAGCTAGGAGCTAGAAGCTAGGAGCTGGAATAGGGAGCGCAGGCATGTTAGTAGATATACACATCTCAAACATTTCGTCTGTCCGATGGTCGTGCCGCTGGGTGTTCTCCACCGACATCTTCTAGCTTCTAGCTCCTAGCTTCTACCTTCGCATGCTATCCGAGCTCCGCATCCGCAACTTCGCCCTCATCGACGAGCTGTCGGTGCGTTTGGGGCCGGGGCTGAACGTGCTCACCGGCGAGACCGGGGCCGGGAAGTCGATCATCGTGGGAGCGTTGTCGCTGCTGCTCGGAGAGCGGGCGACGGCGGACATGGTGCGTGCCGGGGCCGAGCGCGCCAGCGTGGAGGGGCTTTTCGACATCGGAGATTCGCCCGACCTCGTTCACATGCTGGATGAGATGGGGATCGAAGTGGAGGACGGTCTTCTCGTGCTCAAGCGCGAGGTGGCGATCGAGGGGCGGAACCGCGCCTGGATCAACGGCTCGCCGACCACGGCAGGCACTCTGGGCCAGGTGGGGGCGGCGCTGGTCAGCCTGCACGGGCAACACGAGCACCAATCGCTCCTGCGCCGCGATGAACAGCGTGCGATCCTGGACGTCTACGGAGGCCACGAGGAGGCGCAGGCCCGGGTGAGTGACGCGCATCGCCGCTTGCGGGAGCTGACCAACCGTATCGAGGAGCTGGAGCGCCTTCGCGCGGAGTCGATCCAACGTGGCGACTACCTGCGCTTCCAGCTCAACGAGATCGAGGCGGCCAACCTGCGCGTCGGGGAGGAGGAGGAGCTCGCCGAGGAGGAGCAGCGGCTCTCCCACTCCCAGGAGCTCATGGAGCTCTCCTCCTCGCTCGCCAATGCCCTGGTCGGGGAAGACGAATCGTTGCTCGGTCGGCTCGGTTCCCTGCGCCGGTCCGTCGATCAACTGGTGCGCATCGACCGCGGACAGGAAGAGCTGACCGAGCTCTTCGACACCGCCTACTACGCCCTGGAAGAGCTCGGCAATCGCCTGGCGGACTATGCCACCCGGGTCGAGCACGATCCCGCCCGCCTCGAGGAGATCCGCCAGCGGCGCGACCTGCTCTTCCGGCTCGGATCCAAGTACGGGGGCTCGGTTGAGGCGATCCTGGAGGTAGCGCAGCGCGCCCGCGCCGAGCTGGAGCGAATCGACAACGCCGAGTGGGAGCTCTCCGGCTTGCAGAAGGAGGTTGCGGCGGCGAGGGAAGAGCTGGAGACGGCAGCGGCGGAGCTGACGCGGCTGCGAACGGCGGCGGCGGAGAAGCTGGCAGGGGAGGTGGGTGCGATCCTCCCGCAGCTCGGCATGGAGGGCGGAACCTTCCAGGCGACGATTCTCCCGCTACGGGAGCCGGGTTCGAACGGGTCCGAAGAGGTGGAGTTCCGGGTGGCGTTGAATCGGGGTTTCGAGCCTCGCCCACTGGCGCAGGTCGCATCGGGAGGCGAGCTGTCGCGCGTGATGCTGGCGCTGAAAACGGTGCTTGCCCGTCAGGATGCCGTGCCGACGCTGGTCTTCGACGAGGTGGACGCCGGCGTGGGAGGCGTGGTCGCCCTCCAGGTGGGCGACAAGATGCGCGAGGTCGCGCGCAGCCATCAGGTTTTCGCCATCACCCATCTGCCGCAGATCGCGTCTCGCGCGCAGACCCACCTGCTGGTGCGCAAGGGGGAGCGGGACGGCTTGACCACCACCGAGGTCCAGGAGCTCGACGCCGAGGCGAGGGTGAGGGAGCTGGCGCGTATGCTGGGAGGAGACCCCGAGAGCGAGGTCTCGCGTCGTCATGCCGGCGAGCTGATCGAGCGGGCCGGGGCCGCGGTGCGTGCTTGACTGTACAGGGGGGGATGGGCGGCTGTGCCGGTGCGTGGCTGGCGCGGACGGCTGTGTGCTGGTCGGGGTTGGCGCGGCCTGGAGTGCTATGCGGGCTGTCCGGAGCTCGCGTGGGCTGGCGGTCAGGTGAGGGCGCGGGCGTGCTCGGCGGATGTACTTGGCGGATGGCCTCGCGTCACCAGAGCCGTGGCAGCAGGCTGGCGGTGACCGTCAGCCTTCCTCCACCGGGCGTCCCTTCCGGCCCCCCGAGGGTACGCTGATAGGCGAGGGTGACTTCGGCGGGCAGGATCGCTTCGCGCACCCAGTAGGCGGGAAGGCTGGAATAGCGGATCTCCAGGCCGAAGCGTTGCAGCCGCCCCCCTGCCAGGTTCAGCACATCGGCCGGGCGCTCCTCCGTTCCACCCGTGTAGCGGGTGTCCCCCACCTCGTACAACGCGTACTCAGCCCCCACGGAGATCGCCCGGTCGAGGCGATAGCGGGGCGCCACACGCAGCTCGGTGATGTCGCCGGGCTTGATGGAAACAGCGGTCGGCTCCTGCGGGGGATCGAGCGGGTTCTCGCCGGGGATGCGGCGGACGATCTCGCTCTCGCGCCCGCGGGTGAAGCGCAGGCTACCGCTCACCCAGATGTGCGAACCGAGGAAGAGGTCCACGGCCGCTCCGCCCGACCAGGAGGAGAGCCCCTCCGAGGGTTCGGGCGTGAGGAGATCCATCGTGTCGGGTTGTTCCCCGGTGGCGAAGCGTGCACCACCCAGCAGGGCGATGCGTAGGTCGAAGCCGGGGTCCGCGGGGACGGGAGCTCCGCCGAAGGTGCTGAGCAGGAGCGCCTTGGCGTCCATTTCCAGGTCGCCGGCGCGCCAGCGCTCGATGCGGGACGCAAGGGGGTCGAACCCGAACTGCTCGCTCAGCAGCGCGGCAAGAACCTCCGTGTTGGCGGTGTCCTCCGGCAGCGCCATCGGCTCGCCAGCCAGCTCGGTGACGCGGTTCTGCAGCTCCATTCCCAGCGGCGACTCCGAGGTGGGGAGGAGAGGGAGCGCGCCAAGCTCCTCCCACCCGATCGCCGCCAGCAGCGCGGCGTTGCCCTCGGCGTCCGGGTTCAGTCCCAGATTGCCTCCCTGCAGCTCGAAGCGATGGACGAGCCGGTCTCCGCGACCGATCGACATGGAGGCGCCCAACTCCAGGCGCGGAAGGATCCCCACGGCGAGCCGTCCCCGCGCCGCCGTGTGGCTGGCCGAGGCCGCCACGTCGAGCAGGCCGAGGGTGATGCTACTCGGCGATGGGGGTTCCGGCGAGGCCCCGGAAGAGCCCTGTGTGGCGTCCAGGAAGGCGGTGAGCTGAGCTTGGAGAGGGGCGAGGGCGGTGAAGCGATCGGGGGTGAGGTCGCCGCCCAGGTCCGAGCCGAGGTCGACCCGGTTGCCGTCGGCGTCGAAGCGGCTGCTCCAGCTCGCGTGGACCCCTTCCACCCCCAGGCGGAACATGCCGAAGGGAAGGACGTACGCGTCGGGGCTCTGGGCGGATGCCGCCGCCGGAAGCAGAGCGCCCAGCGCGAGGGCGGCGCAGGCGGCGCGGGCGCGAAACCTCATCGACTCCAGTCGATCGATTGCCGAAAAACAAGCGGGGCTCCGAGCGCCGGAGCCGTGGGCCGCAAGAGGGTAGCGGCGCCGCGCGGGCGTGTCAACCGAGCCCCGGTGCCGGGTTGACGCATGTGCGCTGTATGGGTAAATTTTGTATTCCTGTGCCGCGCGCCGAAGGTCGCGAGAAGGGGAGGATTTCGCTCGGTTTGCCGCGACAAGTTGCGAGCAAAGCTCAGTGACTTCGCGCGCTGCGCCTGCTCAGGGGTAGATGGCTTCGACTCGCGGAAGTGTACGTTGAGAGCGCGTCTCCAATTGCGGGCATAGCTCAGTTGGTAGAGCGCAACCTTGCCAAGGTTGAGGTCGCCGGTTCGAGCCCGGTTGCCCGCTTTACGGTGCCGTAGCCAAGCGGTAAGGCAGAGGTCTGCAAAACCTCCATCCCCGGTTCGATTCCGGGCGGCACCTCTTTCCCGGCAAGAGCGCTCCAAGAAAGAGCCTGACGAGAGTCTCTCGTCAGGCTCTTTGTCTTTATACGTTCGCGGCCGCCATCCGCGCAGAATCCGTAGTATCGGTGGAACGATGGCGCAAGCGTTTGGTCCTCCTCCACCCGCTCGTCCAGTTTCCGGTCAGGCGGAAGATTCCCGCCGAGCCGCTCGAACTCACCTGAGCTAACTCCAGCCATGCCACCCCGGTCCAGGAAACCCAAGCAACCTCCGCTCATCGTGGATCTACCGGTCGGCCCGCACTCCGATCCGCGTGAGATCCACCTCTGGCTCGACGAGCTGGACGCGCTGCGGCGCGCCTATGCGGGCGAGCCCGAAGCGGCGGCGACTATCGACGAGGCGATCGCGCGGGCCGTGGGCTGGCTGCACGGCCGGGACGAGCTCGCCGGCGCCGGCCCCTGAGCGGCCGATCCGGCGACGGAGGCGCCTGGCCCCCTGCTTTCCCTTCAATTCTCCACCCACCGATCCCCATTCGCGGTTGATCCGCTCCTGCGGCAACATTGCCTGCAGTAACGCCGCGATGTCTCCGGATCCCAGCCCTGGCTCCCATTGGCCTTCGCCTGGCGCAAGTCTGTCGGCGACGGAATTTATCAGGAACTCCGCTCCCCTGTGCTGGCGGTTGCGACAACGGCCGCTATCTTTGCGGCGCGGTTGTCGCATGATGACCGCAGGTTCGTGATCGGCCACTGACCTCATCAGGAGAGTCCGAATGCAACGTCTCGTACGTAGGGCGTATCTTCTCCTCTTTCTGCTTCTCCTCGCCGGCACCCGCGCGGAGGCGCAGGGCATCATCCCGATCGCTGTCGAAGGCCGCGGCGCCTTTGCCCTCCCGCAGGGTGAGTGGAACGACGCCGAGGCCCTGAGCAACGGGTTCGGCTACGGCTTCGACATCCGTCTCCAGGTCATGCCGCTCATCAGCATCTACGGCGGCTGGGACACCTACAGCTTCGACCTCGAGGACATCGAAGACGCGGACGCGAACGACTCCGGTGTCCACCTGGGCGGCCAGCTCTCGCTCCCGTTGTCCGGCCTGACCGGGGTCAGCCCCTTCGCGTTCGCGGGCCTCGTTTTCAACCAGACCGAGATGGCGTTCGAGAACAACGCGGTTTCGCTCGAGGTGGAATCGGATCGCGGGGTCGGCTACGAGCTGGGGGCTGGTCTCGGCTTCCCCTTCGCGCCCGCGCTCACGATCACCCCGCAG
The Longimicrobiaceae bacterium DNA segment above includes these coding regions:
- a CDS encoding PTS sugar transporter subunit IIA, which produces MLLTDLLTPERIKIPLRSTTKEDLLEELVDLAANGAEVKDRQEVLRAVMDREEVLSTGIGHGVAIPHGKSSSVNGLVLVAGVTREGVDFEALDGKPVHLFFLLVGPESAAGEHVKALSRISRLLRRESFRQRLIEAPDPQSFYSVLAEAEAS
- a CDS encoding VanZ family protein encodes the protein MPTELDNGLDKAAHFGAFAILGVLLAHGALASRLRYVWPVVIGLVYAASDELHQQFVPGRAPDPADWVADALGVAAGCFILYRLRSGGVRSARRSGPASTGFPHT
- the aspS gene encoding aspartate--tRNA ligase; this translates as MTSAHSTQYRTDLAGALRASDIGRDVRLVGWVHRRRDLGGLVFVDLRDRGGLFQVSFDPEWSPAEVVRAARDLGPEDVIQVEGRVERRIKENPEMETGEIELRCTTLEVLQKAAPLPIPVYRSPDEALPSEDLRLRYRYLDLRRPELLRNFELRHRAARAVRQYLDEQGFLEVETPMLTRRTPEGARDYLVPSRVHPGEFYALPQSPQLYKQLLMVSGFDRYFQIVRCLRDEDLRADRQPEFTQVDAEMAFVTEEDVFAVAEGMVAAVWKEVLGVELPTPFPRLTYADAMLRYGTDKPDLRYDLEIEDVTEVLQAADFRVFAATKGTPQRIRGLRVPGGASLSRKELDELQEVAKRGGALGAMWVKRSEEGFSGSFARALEGGIGDRFVERTGMEVGDLFVLVAGDFRIHRVEVGHAPDLSAGRSVPVGLEPALDELRRHLAARLQLVDSSQHAWAWVTEFPLFDWDPDADRLVASHHPFTMPHAEDLPRLYGATERDQPLTSAEQRSLYVAGMRSRAYDAVYNGNEMASGSVRIHDPALQGRIFRALGMSAEEARAKFGFLLEAFQFGAPPHAGFAFGFDRMAMLLAGAPSLRDVIAFPKTTAARGLMEGAPAQIAEEDLHDLHIRTVNPSNS
- a CDS encoding PhoH family protein, with the translated sequence MAEGTIQHRLSAEGADPLLLAGVNDSHLLELSRVGGSRVVLRDDHLLLSGALEDVERSVPVAQHMIDLARAGTPFAVDDIARFAEQARLPDGGLQRLSEGQKIIVPGGKKSITPKTEGQREYIRAIEENDIVVGIGPAGTGKTYLAVAMAVDALFKKRVKRIILARPAVEAGENLGFLPGDLQEKVDPYLRPLYDALDDMMGTERMRRALESRAIEIAPLAYMRGRTLHDAFVILDEAQNATGLQMKMFLTRLGLNSKAVITGDKTQIDLPSREQSGLLQVETVLKGIEGIAFVYMRPTDVIRHRLVKEIIRAYAAASGEPETEEDIAALRSEPAGT
- a CDS encoding HDIG domain-containing protein, encoding MTAKRVGPTSSIRRAALALDQDPEGSWVAALVHHGARVLLLLVTAVIVYVLFPAPRLPDTAVLERGTVASQDVIAEFTFNIPKSPDELLREQVEAASSVPAIYDQVPQATENVVAGLNGFFAEVDSVIGSVPAAERSEALADYLETNRVTPTPGTLQLLLNSSRRAALQRAAVRAVRELFPQGVAPSALPPSVATIYVQEPGGTQRVLTRDSVLTPERLFAMAAQQLGPDNPDGAELLRLLLIRFFEPSLVPNEAATEAARERARAAVDPVKATILKGERIIGAHERVGEEEEARLQAYQAELTRRGMGSGIEDGGFGRAAGAILYNAVVLGLFGLLLIFFRPALYRDWRALLVFALLVLSVAGAGSLIARFNLPPELIPVTFAALIVAVLWDGRLGFSLAMILALLIGGQTPFLGVTALFTTAVGGAAAAFSVRVVERRSKTWLFISIISLAYVIATLTMALLRSRGLAEVGLSMGAGITNAIVASLLAIGFLPLLETFTGITTDQTLLELSDLNRKLLKRLSLEAPGTYAHTVNVANLAEAASSAIGANGLLARVGAYYHDIGKLVKPQYFIENQPRGRNPHDKLKPSTSSAIIRGHVAEGLKLAEADGLPEVVKRFIPEHHGTQQISFFLNRARENDPDAQINPSDFAYSGPKPQTKETAILMMADTVESATRVLQDPTPARIRELVDRLIGQKIAEGQLDEAPLTLAEIGIIKDSLTKVLTGMYHHRIDYPGGQG
- the ybeY gene encoding rRNA maturation RNase YbeY encodes the protein MNDRIEVEVGLGEGVTLPITLPHAEAAVRHVLSAEGVQVAEISVAFVGDEEIARLNEEYLAHEGTTDVISFALHAAGESPLGDIYVGVDQAGRQAAEVGVPVADELFRLVIHGTLHVLGYDHPEGPDRAGSVMYRRQEELLTGFLDRIGAQGR